From Aliamphritea hakodatensis:
TGGCTGATGTCCTGCACTATGCCGTTATGAAAGGCTATCTGATAGGTGGTCAGGTTACTGTCCAGAAATAACAGGCTGATTCGCCGGGCTTTAATGGTGACGACCTTAATGCTGTTGATAGTAACCCCCTTGCTGTTAATGCTCGGGGACGTGCTGACCAGTTCAGGGTTACTGCCTGCGTACCATATTTCATGGCTGATGCCGTTTGTATTGATAAGCCGTTTTATCTCGCTGAAACAGTCAAAATCCGCAATGCCGGTTTCCGTCAGCCCGGATGGCAGCGGATTGTAGAGCGTAATGCTATTGAGGGTTCTGCTGAGGAAGTTGTCCGTTGGCAGGCTGTGAATAGCCAGAATGGTCAGCATGCCTAAACCGAAAATCGCTTTTTTCATGGCGTGGCTCCCGCTGCGCTGAGGAAGCCCAAAAGATAGCCAGGTGCTAACAGAAATGTGTATGAGGAAGGTGTCATTAGCAGCATCCGTGCGCTTTATGAGTGTTATATATAGGTATCCTGCCAGCCGGTTAAGTTCAATTGTTAAGTTTTTCCGGTCAAGATGCGGATATGGTCGGGGCATTTTCGCCTGCTAAGTGGGCAGCCATGAGCTGATCATAAAAAAGCCCGGCGCAGGGCCGGGCTGAAGCATAAGAACAGCGTTTGGACGACGCTGTGATGCGTTTTAGATTTCGTCGCGGCCCAGGGCGCGCAGAACGTTGTTGATCTTGTCTTTACCACCAACGCTGTCGTAGTACTTTGGCCACACCTGAGTCGTTGCCTTGCTGATCCATTCAGCTTCATCCACTTCAGCCCACTGCATGCCCTTGCTCAGCAGGTTTGCCTTGGCAGAGGCTTCCTTGCTGCGCAGGAAGTCCGCACTGTGCAGGGTGGCTGCTTTGCCTGCGGCCAGAATTGCCTCCTGAACGTCCTTTGGCTGCTCCTGGAAGATGGCTTCAGACATGATCATAGGTTCCAGCAGGAAGTTGTAGTGAATGTTGGAGATGTAGGTCTGCACTTCGTTGAACTTTACAGACTCGATATCTACAAGAGACAGGTCCTGTCCGTCGACAACCTTCTGCTGCAGAGCCGTGAACAGTTCAGACCAGGCCATTGGCGTCGGGTTGATGCCCCAGGCTTTGTAGGTATCAATCATGATCTCGTTCTTCGGTACCCGGATCACCAGATCCTGCAGATCGCTGAGGTTACCGACCGGGTGTTTGGAGTTAGTCAGTACGCGGAATCCGGAAAAGGTCCAGCCGATGATGCGAACACCGGCGTCCCGAACGGTGTTATCAACCAGTTGCTGAGCAGCCGGGCTCTTGGTCAGCTCAACCGCTTCATCCAGACTCTGAATCATATAGGGCAGGGTAAATACCCCAACCGTCGGCGAGAAAGGGGTGATGTTGTTAATAGCAACGACGGAGAAGTCCAGTACACCCAGTGCCGCATCGTTGATGGTGTCCTGCTCGGAGCCCAACTGGCTGTTGTAG
This genomic window contains:
- a CDS encoding TRAP transporter substrate-binding protein; translated protein: MKTTTKSLLLSCALFCASPLLQAAEYKIALGGGQGGSQHALASKFVSELEKNTDGKSTAKMFYNSQLGSEQDTINDAALGVLDFSVVAINNITPFSPTVGVFTLPYMIQSLDEAVELTKSPAAQQLVDNTVRDAGVRIIGWTFSGFRVLTNSKHPVGNLSDLQDLVIRVPKNEIMIDTYKAWGINPTPMAWSELFTALQQKVVDGQDLSLVDIESVKFNEVQTYISNIHYNFLLEPMIMSEAIFQEQPKDVQEAILAAGKAATLHSADFLRSKEASAKANLLSKGMQWAEVDEAEWISKATTQVWPKYYDSVGGKDKINNVLRALGRDEI